Proteins encoded by one window of Rhodamnia argentea isolate NSW1041297 chromosome 6, ASM2092103v1, whole genome shotgun sequence:
- the LOC125312556 gene encoding uncharacterized protein LOC125312556, producing MVILIVPCPMSNNRTTETLAKSSRVQLWKKDQPESSIAYEEDTQKISLVTSPGHVIHHVFSILNLAGYPGIAGAHAGTVDIPAGATLKMLLILVFSFGFAVTIMAYVPPHKRHSKESVSPSPVPASLSQQFKKCLSFRSPNTNVYQSGKIVHANTTIYRWLAVGLDADGDHLPSGVFLKPVSVEAIERMSGEKLLALGKSRVVNEEDEAGQDHRKKPWQHIAETVMQDLISSFEVVRSEINSPRFKLIKPMLVARFGKNLFRGTPPFPVEACGDIFTETSLKRLKKSFYTNLPSSFVEDVTQRIITEIGLSFEDEKDIYHVLLSDKSRPGAIVFCKCSVIKADHRLELYKVFVVDIGIDNCRFWLQVELNPVRRMVFDVSCLNKDLDIRLMLFTKTILTAIRENEKNSISDLITSAVLDSNVKGGLRWPLGKASSGDRYSVLGMRHTISKTYKNSSMRLKARHADRFEFRNSHGEVTEEIELNLKGITSELHGQSLGTDSISDMLKDAVKMMWEHLLSCGNPVV from the exons ATGGTAATACTCATAGTGCCTTGTCCCATGTCGAACAATCGGACAACAGAGACTTTAGCCAAATCAAGTAGAGTACAATTGTGGAAGAAAGACCAACCTGAATCTTCCATTGCTTATGAAGAAGACACGCAAAAGATCTCTCTGGTTACATCTCCTGGACATGTGATACATCATGTCTTCTCAATTCTTAATCTAGCTGGATACCCTGGTATTGCAGGAG CTCACGCAGGAACTGTGGACATTCCTGCTGGTGCAACACTAAAGATGCTTCTAATTCTTG TTTTCAGTTTCGGGTTTGCTGTAACTATCATGGCCTACGTTCCTCCGCATAAGCGACATTCGAAGGAGAGCGTTAGCCCGTCCCCTGTTCCCGCGTCGCTTTCGCAACAGTTCAAGAAATGTTTAAGCTTTAGATCACCTAACACTAACGTTTATCAGAGTGGGAAAATCGTCCATGCAAACACGACGATATATAGATGGTTAGCTGTTGGTTTGGACGCTGATGGAGATCACCTTCCTTCTGGCGTCTTTCTCAAGCCGGTCTCCGTTGAGGCCATCGAACGGATGTCAGGGGAGAAACTGCTAGCCTTAGGCAAAAGTCGCGTGGTTAATG aagaagatgaagcggGTCAGGACCACAGGAAGAAACCTTGGCAACATATAGCGGAAACTGTGATGCAAGATTTAATTTCTTCATTCGAAGTTGTGAGGAGCGAGATTAATAGTCCGCGCTTCAAACTAATAAAACCGATGCTGGTTGCTAGATTCGGGAAAAATCTTTTTCGTGG GACCCCTCCATTTCCAGTGGAAGCTTGTGGAGATATTTTTACAGAGACGTCATTGAAACGgctgaaaaaatcattttacacaaaccttccttcttcttttgtggaAGATGTGACTCAGAGAATTATCACAGAGATTGGCCTTAGTTTTGAAGATGAAAAGGACATATATCATGTCCTG TTATCTGATAAGTCCAGACCAGGTGCGATCGTCTTCTGCAAATGTAGTGTCATTAAGGCAGATCACAGACTCGAGCTCTATAAG GTTTTTGTTGTTGATATAGGCATTGACAACTGCAGATTTTGGTTGCAGGTCGAATTAAACCCAGTGCGACGAATGGTATTTGATGTATCATGCCTCAATAAGGATCTGGATATAAGGTTGATGTTGTTCACCAAGACGATCTTGACGGCTATTAGA gaaaatgaaaagaacagcATTAGTGATTTGATTACTTCTGCAGTTTTAGATTCTAATGTTAAGGGGGGTTTAAGATGGCCTCTGGGGAAGGCATCTTCTGGAGATAGATACAGCGTTTTAGGAATGCGGCATACAATCTCTAAGACTTATAAGAACTCATCCATGAGGCTGAAGGCGAGACATGCAGACCGCTTCGAGTTTAGGAATTCCCATGGAGAAGTTACTGAAGAAATCGAACTAAATTTGAAGGGAATAACTTCTGAATTGCAC GGACAGAGTCTGGGAACTGATTCAATCTCTGATATGCTTAAAGATGCTGTAAAGATGATGTGGGAGCACCTCTTATCATGTGGAAATCCGGTCGTTTGA
- the LOC115734257 gene encoding uncharacterized protein LOC115734257: MAYVPPHKRPSKESVSPSPVPASLSQQFKKGLSFRSPENNAHQSGKIANANTTIYRWLTVGLDFDGDHLPCGVFLKPVSVEAIAPISGEKLLSLLALGKSRMVNEEDETGQDHWKKPWEHIAETVMQDLVSSFEVVRSEIKGPSFVRIKPMLVARFGKNLFRGTPPFPVEACGDIVTENSLKQRKKLFYTNLPSSFVEDVTQRIITEIGLSFEDEKDRYIVLLSDKSRPDVTITCKCNVIKADQRLELYKVELNPVRRLVVDVSCLNKDLDMRLMLFNKRILTAIDENAKNSISDLITSAVLDSNVKGGLRWPLGKASSGDRYSVVGMWHTISKRYKNSSMKLEARHADRFEFGNSHGEVTEEVELYLKGIISELHGQSVGTDSISDMLKDAVKMMWEHFLSCGYPVV; this comes from the exons ATGGCCTACGTTCCTCCGCATAAGCGACCTTCGAAGGAGAGCGTTAGCCCGTCCCCTGTTCCCGCGTCGCTTTCACAACAGTTCAAGAAAGGTTTAAGCTTTAGGTCGCCTGAAAATAATGCTCATCAGAGTGGGAAGATCGCCAATGCAAACACGACAATATATAGATGGTTGACTGTTGGTTTGGACTTTGATGGAGATCACCTTCCTTGTGGCGTCTTTCTCAAGCCGGTCTCGGTTGAGGCCATTGCACCGATATCAGGGGAGAAACTGCTAAGTCTGCTAGCCTTAGGCAAAAGTCGTATGGTTAACG aagaagatgaaacgGGTCAGGACCACTGGAAGAAACCTTGGGAACATATAGCCGAAACTGTGATGCAAGATTTAGTCTCTTCATTCGAAGTTGTGAGGAGTGAGATTAAGGGCCCGAGCTTTGTACGAATAAAACCAATGCTGGTTGCTAGATTCGGGAAAAATCTTTTTCGTGG GACTCCTCCATTTCCGGTGGAAGCTTGTGGAGATATTGTTACAGAGAATTCATTGAAACAgcggaaaaaattattttacacaaaccttccttcttcttttgtggaAGATGTGACTCAGAGAATTATCACAGAGATTGGCCTTAGTTTTGAAGATGAAAAAGATAGATATATTGTCCTG TTATCTGACAAGTCCAGGCCAGATGTGACCATCACCTGCAAATGTAATGTCATTAAGGCAGATCAGAGACTCGAACTCTATAAG GTCGAATTAAATCCGGTGCGACGCCTGGTAGTTGATGTATCGTGCCTCAATAAAGATCTGGATATGAGGTTGATGTTGTTCAACAAGAGAATCTTGACGGCTATTGAT GAAAATGCAAAGAACAGCATTAGTGATTTGATTACTTCTGCAGTTTTAGATTCTAATGTTAAGGGGGGTTTAAGATGGCCTCTGGGGAAGGCATCTTCTGGAGATAGATACAGTGTTGTTGGAATGTGGCATACAATCTCTAAGAGATATAAGAACTCATCCATGAAGCTGGAGGCTAGACATGCTGACCGGTTCGAGTTTGGGAATTCCCATGGAGAAGTTACTGAAGAAGTCGAACTATATTTGAAGGGAATAATTTCTGAATTGCAC GGACAGAGTGTGGGAACTGATTCAATCTCTGATATGCTTAAAGATGCCGTAAAGATGATGTGGGAGCACTTCTTATCTTGTGGATATCCGGTAGTTTGA